A genomic region of Arachis hypogaea cultivar Tifrunner chromosome 5, arahy.Tifrunner.gnm2.J5K5, whole genome shotgun sequence contains the following coding sequences:
- the LOC112802182 gene encoding cell number regulator 2-like has protein sequence MYNGEGKTAQSPFSSASTGAWTTGLCGCFEDPGNCCMTCCCPCVTFGQNAEVVDKGRSSCAFAGMIFYLLSYVGCGCIYSYTYRSKLRGLYSLPEEPCMDFFVHCFCGSCAICQEYRELKNRGLDPSLGWTANEERMNRGNQVAPHVHPAMTR, from the exons ATGTATAATGGTGAAGGAAAGACAGCACAATCACCATTCAGCTCTGCATCCACTGGAGCATGGACAACAGGGTTATGTGGTTGCTTTGAAGACCCTGGAAATT GCTGTATGACCTGCTGCTGTCCATGTGTCACCTTTGGTCAGAATGCTGAAGTTGTAGACAAAGGAAGATCAT CTTGTGCATTTGCTGGAATGATCTTCTATCTGCTTTCATACGTGGGATGTGGATGCATATATTCTTACACATACAGAAGCAAGCTAAGAGGACTCTACTCTTTGCCAGAAGAACCATGCATGGACTTTTTTGTTCACTGCTTTTGTGGTTCTTGTGCTATTTGCCAAGAGTATAGAGAACTCAAAAACCGTGGACTTGACCCTTCATTAG GTTGGACAGCCAATGAGGAAAGAATGAACAGAGGCAACCAAGTGGCTCCACATGTTCATCCTGCCATGACTCGTTAA